AGCGCGCCAGTTCTATGAATTTCGGCCCGAAGTCACGCGCCGCCTCACAGGCACGAATATCGTCCTCGATCACCCACAGCGCCTCATTCACGGACTGAAGTTCAGTCTCAAGGCGCGCCAACTCAGGCGTCGCAGCCAGATTCTGCGCACACGCCGCACTCAGCACCGCCAGCTCGTGATTCACGTTCTTCAGCTTGGCCGGGTCGGTCATACGCTCGGCCTTGATCTTCAGAATCGTGATCTTGTCGATCACCTCACCTGCACCCACCTCGATCAGCAACGAACCCTTACTCATCATTTCTTTTCCTGTTCAAGCACATGATGTCTGCGGCCAGCGCACGTATAACGGCAGACCAGCCTGTGAAGATGGGATAATCGTCCGGACAACCCAGGCCGTGGATTCTAACGCATGGCCCTCTGCAGCCCGTGCCTCGGAAACACAAAAGCACCCTATGAAGAAGATCGCCCTCATCACCGGCATCACCGGCCAGGACGGCTCCTACCTCGCCGAGTTCCTGCTCGCCAAAGGCTACGAAGTCCACGGCATCAAGCGCCGCGCCTCGAGCTTCAACACGCAGCGCATCGACCACATCTACCAGGACCCGCACACCCCCAACCCGCGCATGGTCCTGCACTACGGCGACCTCACCGACTCGTCCAACCTCACCCGCATCCTGCAGCAGGTGCAACCCGACGAGGTCTACAACCTCGGGGCGCAGTCGCATGTAGCGGTGAGCTTCGAGTCGCCCGAGTACACCGCCGACGTCGACGCCATGGGCACGCTGCGCCTGCTCGAGGCCATCCGCCTGCTCGGCCTGGACAAGAAGACGCGCTTCTACCAGGCCTCCACCTCCGAGCTCTATGGTCTGGTGCAGGAGATCCCGCAGAGGGAGACAACCCCCTTCTACCCGCGCAGCCCCTACGCGGTGGCCAAGCTCTACGCCTACTGGATCACGGTGAACTACCGCGAGGCCTACGGCATGTATGCCTGCAACGGCATCCTGTTCAACCACGAAAGCCCGCGCCGCGGCGAGACCTTCGTCACGCGCAAGATCACTCGCGGCCTGGCCAACATCGCGCAGGGGCTTGA
This region of Thauera sp. JM12B12 genomic DNA includes:
- a CDS encoding DUF6165 family protein is translated as MSKGSLLIEVGAGEVIDKITILKIKAERMTDPAKLKNVNHELAVLSAACAQNLAATPELARLETELQSVNEALWVIEDDIRACEAARDFGPKFIELARSVYIQNDKRAAIKKQINAHCGSSIVEEKSYTEFS
- the gmd gene encoding GDP-mannose 4,6-dehydratase — encoded protein: MKKIALITGITGQDGSYLAEFLLAKGYEVHGIKRRASSFNTQRIDHIYQDPHTPNPRMVLHYGDLTDSSNLTRILQQVQPDEVYNLGAQSHVAVSFESPEYTADVDAMGTLRLLEAIRLLGLDKKTRFYQASTSELYGLVQEIPQRETTPFYPRSPYAVAKLYAYWITVNYREAYGMYACNGILFNHESPRRGETFVTRKITRGLANIAQGLEECLYMGNMDALRDWGHAKDYVRMQWMMLQQNQPEDFVIATGVQYSVRDFIRWSAAELGITLRFEGKGVEEHAVVEHIDGEGSELRAPALKVGDIIVRVDPRYFRPAEVETLLGDPTKAKDKLGWTPEITVKEMCAEMVAEDLKVAQRHAFLKAHGHDVAVAVEN